A window of the Microtus pennsylvanicus isolate mMicPen1 chromosome 4, mMicPen1.hap1, whole genome shotgun sequence genome harbors these coding sequences:
- the Ticam2 gene encoding TIR domain-containing adapter molecule 2 — protein sequence MGAGKSKLDHCPLSWHKRHSEDAAPDCHESEDSKDVSLHGFVEHSNGTEPPTGEQEGAEAKGEMPEEEAEEEAFLKFVILHAEDDIDEALRVQDLLQNDFGIRPGIIFAEMPCGRLHLQNLDDAVNGSAWTILLLTENFLQDTWCNFQFYTSLMNSVNRQHKYNSVIPMRPLNSPLPRERTPLALQTINALEEESRGFSTQVERIFQESVYERQRTVWKETRNPLRGQFVA from the coding sequence ATGGGAGCTGGGAAGTCTAAACTAGATCACTGTCCTCTTTCTTGGCACAAGAGACACAGTGAGGATGCAGCTCCAGACTGCCATGAATCGGAGGATTCTAAGGATGTGTCCTTGCATGGTTTTGTGGAGCACAGCAATGGAACAGAGCCGCCAACAGGAGAGCAGGAGGGGGCTGAGGCAAAAGGAGAGATGCCTGAGGAGGAAGCTGAAGAAGAAGCCTTCCTCAAATTTGTGATCCTGCATGCAGAGGACGACATTGATGAGGCCCTCAGGGTCCAGGATCTGCTGCAAAATGACTTTGGTATCAGGCCGGGGATCATTTTTGCCGAGATGCCGTGTGGCAGGCTGCATTTGCAGAATCTAGACGATGCTGTAAATGGGTCTGCGTGGACCATCTTGTTACTGACTGAAAACTTCCTACAAGACACCTGGTGTAACTTCCAGTTCTACACCTCCCTGATGAACTCTGTGAACAGGCAGCACAAGTACAACTCGGTCATTCCCATGCGGCCCCTGAACAGCCCCCTCCCTCGGGAAAGGACTCCCTTGGCGCTACAGACCATCAACGCCTTAGAGGAAGAAAGCCGAGGCTTTTCTACCCAAGTGGAGAGGATTTTCCAGGAGTCCGTGTACGAGAGGCAGCGAACGGTATGGAAAGAGACGCGGAACCCGCTACGGGGACAGTTCGTTGCCTGA